A window of the Henckelia pumila isolate YLH828 chromosome 3, ASM3356847v2, whole genome shotgun sequence genome harbors these coding sequences:
- the LOC140889916 gene encoding zinc finger BED domain-containing protein RICESLEEPER 1-like, which yields MWKSKNQKIEYMVVTGHLIDDEWKFQKRVLKFVHIPPPRRGLQISDVIFKCVKDWGIQNKTCSISVDNSSNNDSAIRLLKDNFSRTNKFLCDGKLFHVRCCAYVLNFMVQDGLSEIVDIIKNKRMLICALKFREVFPQFADRDAHYDCCPSLEDWNKVEKECSILQYFWTTTQNISGSEYPASNLFLKEVQKIKMMLARIADAKNVKCKILLLKNVFECECPKKKIREVNKALYDLYDEYVTANTLVKREHSSGNPVGGDGQLEEDWDEYIKTNHG from the exons ATGTGGAAGTCTAAAAATCAAAAGATTGAGTATATGGTAGTGACAGGGCATTTGATCGATGATGAATGGAAGTTTCAAAAACGAGTACTCAAGTTTGTACACATTCCTCCTCCTCGTAGAGGTCTCCAAATATCAGATGTCATTTTCAAATGTGTGAAAGATTGGGGCATTCAGAATAAAACCTGTTCTATTTCAGTTGACAATTCGTCAAACAATGATTCTGCTATTCGTTTATTGAAAGATAATTTCTCAAGGACCAACAAATTTTTATGTGATGGGAAGCTTTTTCATGTTAGGTGTTGTGCGtatgttttgaattttatgGTTCAAGATGGATTGAGTGAGATTGTGGAtatcattaaaaataaaaga ATGTTAATTTGTGCACTTAAATTTCGTGAAGTGTTTCCACAATTTGCCGATAGAGATGCACATTATGATTGTTGCCCTAGTTTAGAAGATTGGAATAAAGTTGAGAAAGAATGCTCAATTTTACAGTATTTCTGGACAACTACACAAAATATTTCTGGAAGTGAATATCCAGCATCTAATTTGTTCCTTAAAGAAGTTCAGAAGATTAAAATGATGTTGGCTAGAATTGCTGAT GCTAAAAATGTTAAGTGTAAaattttgcttctcaaaaatgtATTTGAATGTGaatgcccaaaaaaaaaaattagagagGTTAATAAAGCTTTGTATGATCTCTATGATGAGTATGTGACCGCAAACACTCTTGTGAAAAGAGAACACTCAAGTGGAAATCCAGTTGGTGGTGATGGTCAACTAGAAGAAGATTGGGATGAATATATAAAGACAAATCATGGTTGA
- the LOC140893639 gene encoding protein STRUBBELIG-RECEPTOR FAMILY 3-like isoform X2 yields the protein MGFFSEYGQRLLIYEYCTCGTLQDSLHSDDEFKKKLSSNTRIRMALGAARALEYLHEVCEPPVIHRNFKSANVLLDDELSVHVSDCGLAPLISSGAISQIGCSVSIKSLLHSMKVVAKGVVRSMDLNIKVGRQMLGPNWCEIQVLVVLEKEESLIRSYDLLQKFGDALKGMIAWPCHLV from the exons ATGGGTTTTTTCTCTGAGTATGGACAAAGGCTGCTCATCTATGAATATTGTACTTGCGGAACACTTCAGGATTCTCTGCACTCTGACgatgaatttaagaaaaaaCTTTCATCGAACACTCGTATCAGGATGGCACTTGGAGCTGCAAGAGCATTAGA GTATCTTCATGAGGTCTGTGAGCCGCCTGTAATTCACAGGAATTTCAAGTCTGCTAATGTTCTACTCGATGATGAACTCTCTGTCCATGTCTCTGATTGTGGTTTGGCTCCATTGATATCCTCTGGAGCTATAAGTCAG ATTGGATGTTCTGTCTCGATAAAAAGTTTATTACATTCGATGAAAGTCGTGGCAAAAGGAGTGGTTCGTAGCATGGATCTGAATATTAAAGTAGGAAGACAGATGTTGGGACCAAATTGGTGTGAAATACAAGTTCTAGTTGTACTAGAAAAGGAAGAGAGTTTGATTAGGTCATATGATCTTTTGCAAAAGTTTGGGGATGCGCTTAAGGGAATGATAGCTTGGCCTTGTCATTTGGTATGA
- the LOC140893639 gene encoding protein STRUBBELIG-RECEPTOR FAMILY 3-like isoform X1, producing the protein MVYMNVGCNQEIGQKVTNQQKVDQFIELVNNLDKIRHANVVELMGFFSEYGQRLLIYEYCTCGTLQDSLHSDDEFKKKLSSNTRIRMALGAARALEYLHEVCEPPVIHRNFKSANVLLDDELSVHVSDCGLAPLISSGAISQIGCSVSIKSLLHSMKVVAKGVVRSMDLNIKVGRQMLGPNWCEIQVLVVLEKEESLIRSYDLLQKFGDALKGMIAWPCHLV; encoded by the exons ATGGTATACATGAATG TTGGTTGCAATCAAGAAATTGGACAAAAAGTTACCAACCAACAGAAGGTTGATCAGTTCATTGAGTTGGTTAATAATCTCGATAAAATTCGACATGCTAATGTTGTTGAGCTCATGGGTTTTTTCTCTGAGTATGGACAAAGGCTGCTCATCTATGAATATTGTACTTGCGGAACACTTCAGGATTCTCTGCACTCTGACgatgaatttaagaaaaaaCTTTCATCGAACACTCGTATCAGGATGGCACTTGGAGCTGCAAGAGCATTAGA GTATCTTCATGAGGTCTGTGAGCCGCCTGTAATTCACAGGAATTTCAAGTCTGCTAATGTTCTACTCGATGATGAACTCTCTGTCCATGTCTCTGATTGTGGTTTGGCTCCATTGATATCCTCTGGAGCTATAAGTCAG ATTGGATGTTCTGTCTCGATAAAAAGTTTATTACATTCGATGAAAGTCGTGGCAAAAGGAGTGGTTCGTAGCATGGATCTGAATATTAAAGTAGGAAGACAGATGTTGGGACCAAATTGGTGTGAAATACAAGTTCTAGTTGTACTAGAAAAGGAAGAGAGTTTGATTAGGTCATATGATCTTTTGCAAAAGTTTGGGGATGCGCTTAAGGGAATGATAGCTTGGCCTTGTCATTTGGTATGA